One window of the Runella slithyformis DSM 19594 genome contains the following:
- a CDS encoding ABC transporter ATP-binding protein: MSSKNKQESPTFQARLQALKYLPLFFKEIWQTQPWMTAGNIGLRLIRSVIPFLTLYLGKLIIDEVVRLINTHSTDTRHLLVLIGLELALALGSDLLNRATMLLDGLLGDLHANRSSIQIMQHAATLDLAQFEEPVFYDKLERARQQTVGRTALLSQSLAQVQDIITIGFLGAGLALFSPWLILILVLSIIPAFLGEFYFNSQSYALSYQWTPQRRELDYLRYIGASNVNAKEVKLFNLSGFLTERFREVSAAYYLQNRQLSIRRAGWGALLTAIGTAGYYGAYAFIGLETIRGTITIGSLTFLAGSFRQLKSSLEGILNRFTSISQGTLYLRDFFQFFELEPRVASPKTPLPFPTVIQKGFVFENVSFKYPAAEKWVFQRLNFTLKAGEKLAIVGENGAGKTTLVKLLTRLYDPTEGRILLDGHDLREYDLGELQRHIGVIFQDYIRLMMTAQSNIAVGDIEQINNLDRIATASERSLAASLIQRFPEGFQQVLGRHFRGGVELSGGEWQKIALARAYMRDSELLILDEPTASLDARAEYEVFQRFAELTKGKMAMLISHRFSTVRMADRIIVIENGQLIESGSHEQLMANKGRYAELFQLQARGYL, encoded by the coding sequence ATGTCTTCCAAGAACAAACAGGAAAGCCCCACCTTCCAAGCCCGTTTACAGGCGCTCAAATACTTACCGCTCTTTTTTAAAGAAATATGGCAGACCCAACCGTGGATGACGGCAGGCAACATCGGCTTGCGTCTTATTCGCTCGGTGATTCCGTTTCTGACGTTGTATTTGGGAAAACTGATCATTGACGAAGTGGTGCGCCTCATCAATACCCATTCGACCGATACCCGGCATCTGTTGGTGTTGATCGGGTTGGAATTGGCCTTGGCGCTCGGCTCCGATCTGCTCAACCGCGCCACCATGCTCTTGGATGGGCTTTTGGGCGATCTGCACGCCAACCGGTCGTCGATTCAGATCATGCAGCACGCCGCTACGCTGGACCTGGCCCAGTTTGAAGAACCCGTTTTTTACGATAAACTCGAACGTGCCCGTCAGCAGACCGTCGGGCGTACGGCCCTGCTTTCGCAGTCATTGGCGCAGGTGCAGGATATCATCACGATCGGTTTTTTGGGAGCAGGTCTGGCTCTTTTCAGTCCGTGGCTGATCCTGATCCTGGTACTCAGCATCATCCCCGCTTTTCTGGGAGAGTTTTATTTCAACTCACAAAGCTACGCGCTTTCGTACCAATGGACACCACAGCGCCGCGAGCTGGATTACCTGCGGTACATAGGCGCGAGCAACGTCAATGCCAAAGAAGTAAAACTTTTTAACCTGTCGGGATTTTTGACGGAACGTTTTCGGGAAGTGTCGGCGGCCTATTATCTGCAAAACCGACAGTTATCCATTCGTCGCGCCGGGTGGGGGGCATTACTGACGGCCATCGGTACGGCGGGGTATTACGGAGCTTATGCGTTTATCGGTCTTGAAACCATTCGCGGAACAATCACCATCGGGAGTCTGACGTTTTTGGCAGGCTCGTTTCGACAGCTCAAATCCTCGCTGGAAGGAATTCTGAATCGCTTTACGAGCATCTCGCAGGGAACGCTGTACCTGCGCGATTTCTTCCAGTTCTTTGAATTGGAACCCCGGGTGGCGTCTCCCAAAACACCCCTTCCGTTCCCGACCGTTATTCAAAAAGGCTTTGTCTTTGAAAATGTCAGTTTTAAGTATCCTGCGGCTGAGAAATGGGTTTTTCAACGTCTGAACTTTACCCTCAAAGCGGGCGAGAAACTGGCCATCGTGGGAGAAAACGGCGCGGGAAAAACCACCTTGGTCAAATTATTGACCCGTTTGTATGACCCCACCGAAGGGCGGATCCTGCTCGATGGGCACGATCTGCGTGAATATGATTTAGGGGAATTGCAGCGTCACATCGGCGTTATTTTTCAGGACTATATTCGCCTGATGATGACCGCCCAAAGCAATATTGCCGTGGGGGATATTGAACAGATCAACAACCTCGACCGCATTGCCACAGCCTCTGAGCGCAGCTTGGCAGCCTCATTGATCCAACGCTTCCCGGAAGGGTTTCAGCAGGTGCTGGGGCGGCATTTTAGAGGGGGCGTGGAACTTTCAGGCGGTGAATGGCAAAAGATCGCCCTCGCCCGGGCTTATATGAGAGATTCGGAATTATTGATCCTGGACGAGCCCACCGCTTCGCTGGATGCCCGGGCCGAATACGAGGTTTTCCAGCGGTTTGCGGAGTTGACCAAAGGGAAGATGGCAATGCTGATCTCGCACCGATTCTCCACCGTACGCATGGCTGATCGTATCATCGTCATCGAAAACGGCCAACTCATCGAATCAGGCAGTCATGAACAACTGATGGCCAACAAAGGGCGTTACGCGGAGTTGTTTCAATTGCAGGCGCGCGGATATTTATAG
- a CDS encoding PVC-type heme-binding CxxCH protein, giving the protein MKKYLWGLGALALTGTLTATYQNDNPSRGAQSTLDSVYATLTQEQKHDLRYAVGALEVADGLEANLFASEPMITNPTNIDIDHKGRVWVLEAYNYRPHITGNSTHREGDRIMILEDTNGDGNADVSKVFYQGPEVNAPLGILVMGNRVLVSQSPYVWLFTDENGDDKADKKEIIFQGVKGEQHDHGMHAFTFGHDGKLYFNFGNEGNQLLDGKGQPVLDQDGQPIDRKKYKQGMVFRCDQDFKNVEVLGHNFRNNYEVAVDSYGTMWQSDNDDDGNKGVRINYVMEYGNYGYTDEMTGASWSANRTNIESEIPLRHWHLNDPGSIPNLLQTGAGSPTGMLIYEGDMLPKVFQNQMIHCDAGPNVVRSYPVEKSGAGYKASIVNVLYGKRNQWFRPSDVCVAPDGSLFVADWYDPGVGGHQAGDLNRGRVFRVAPANRAYKVPAADFSTLEGALKSIHSPNVSVRYMAWNKIRSLGQSAESELVKMYQTAVNPRMKARALWLLSKLSNGSKYVETALKDANPDIKITAIRAARQITAKGVLPLSVDHLNTLAADPDAQVRREVALAIRHISDDLAADVWAQLATRYDGNDRWYLEALGVSADGQWDKFYTAWLKLAGANPIAAPKNRDIVWRARTAASVPLLASLAGDKNVPLTDRLRYFRAFDFNPGATEKSNALLGIMKANTDNDVTKLCLRHLDPGFVKTSPVAQQSLQKLLDATFGTSEYMDLVQRFEPVSESKRLLQVATEKPMQRDGRDAARQLLKLEQAPLLWATINGKDAAKAQSVVTSLRGVGTKQSIDMLKIVALDPKRSKALRAEAARALGGSMDGEDLVLALLKDGKFSGDLKAAAVQGVSGAWRKSVKMEAAKYIDSAPTKSGKKLPPVSELIALTGNAANGQKVFANYCAICHQINGEGNDFGPKLSEIGSKLGKDGQYMAIFYPSAGVSFGYEGYEVKFKDGTSTIGIVSSKTETDLLLKFPGGSTQSYKMSQVVSMKKMDESLMSAGLHEAMSQTELVDLVEYLSSLKRK; this is encoded by the coding sequence ATGAAAAAATACCTTTGGGGACTGGGGGCACTCGCGCTGACCGGCACGCTGACGGCCACCTACCAAAACGACAACCCAAGTCGCGGAGCCCAATCAACCTTAGACAGTGTGTACGCGACCCTTACGCAGGAACAAAAACATGATCTGAGGTATGCCGTGGGGGCATTGGAAGTAGCGGACGGATTAGAAGCCAACCTGTTTGCCTCCGAACCCATGATTACCAACCCAACCAATATCGACATCGACCACAAAGGTCGCGTTTGGGTGTTGGAAGCCTACAACTACCGTCCGCACATTACCGGTAACTCCACGCACAGGGAAGGGGACCGGATCATGATTTTAGAAGATACCAACGGCGACGGCAACGCTGATGTGAGCAAGGTTTTTTACCAGGGACCGGAAGTCAATGCACCCTTGGGAATTCTGGTGATGGGCAACCGCGTGCTGGTTTCACAAAGCCCATATGTGTGGCTGTTTACTGACGAAAACGGTGACGACAAAGCCGACAAAAAAGAAATTATTTTTCAAGGCGTAAAGGGTGAGCAGCACGACCACGGAATGCACGCTTTCACTTTCGGTCACGATGGCAAGCTGTATTTTAATTTCGGAAACGAAGGCAATCAGCTCCTCGACGGCAAAGGCCAACCTGTATTGGATCAGGACGGGCAGCCTATTGACCGTAAGAAATACAAGCAGGGAATGGTGTTTCGTTGCGATCAGGACTTCAAAAACGTAGAGGTTTTGGGACACAATTTCCGTAACAACTACGAAGTAGCCGTAGACAGCTACGGTACCATGTGGCAATCCGACAACGACGACGACGGCAACAAAGGTGTACGCATCAACTACGTCATGGAATACGGCAATTACGGATATACCGACGAAATGACGGGCGCGAGCTGGTCGGCCAACCGCACCAACATTGAATCGGAAATTCCCCTGCGCCACTGGCACCTGAACGACCCCGGCTCCATCCCTAACTTACTCCAAACGGGCGCGGGCTCGCCCACGGGCATGTTGATCTACGAAGGAGATATGCTGCCCAAAGTATTCCAAAACCAGATGATCCACTGCGATGCGGGCCCCAACGTGGTACGCTCATACCCCGTAGAGAAAAGCGGTGCCGGCTACAAGGCAAGCATCGTCAACGTACTTTACGGAAAACGTAATCAATGGTTTCGGCCGTCGGATGTGTGCGTAGCTCCTGACGGTTCACTTTTTGTCGCTGATTGGTACGACCCGGGCGTGGGCGGACACCAGGCAGGGGATCTGAACCGTGGTCGAGTTTTCCGTGTGGCACCGGCCAATAGAGCCTACAAAGTACCTGCTGCTGATTTCAGCACGTTGGAAGGCGCGCTGAAATCCATTCATAGTCCCAACGTATCAGTGCGTTATATGGCTTGGAACAAAATCCGCAGCCTCGGACAAAGTGCGGAAAGTGAATTGGTAAAAATGTACCAAACCGCCGTGAATCCCCGCATGAAAGCCCGGGCGCTGTGGCTGTTGAGCAAGCTGTCAAACGGCAGCAAATACGTTGAAACAGCGCTGAAAGATGCCAATCCGGACATTAAAATTACGGCCATCCGCGCCGCCCGCCAAATCACGGCCAAAGGTGTGTTGCCGTTATCGGTTGACCATCTCAACACCTTAGCCGCCGACCCCGACGCGCAGGTACGCCGCGAAGTGGCACTGGCAATTCGTCACATCAGCGACGACCTCGCTGCTGATGTGTGGGCCCAATTAGCTACGCGCTACGACGGCAACGACCGCTGGTACCTGGAAGCCCTCGGTGTATCGGCCGATGGCCAATGGGATAAGTTTTACACCGCCTGGCTTAAATTGGCCGGCGCGAACCCCATTGCGGCTCCCAAAAACCGTGACATCGTATGGCGGGCACGTACGGCGGCTTCGGTGCCCTTGCTGGCCTCTTTGGCAGGCGACAAAAACGTTCCGTTGACCGACCGTCTCCGCTATTTCCGCGCCTTTGATTTCAATCCCGGTGCAACCGAAAAATCGAACGCACTGTTGGGCATCATGAAAGCCAACACCGACAATGACGTCACTAAATTATGCCTGCGGCATTTAGACCCGGGATTTGTCAAAACATCGCCCGTCGCGCAGCAATCGCTCCAAAAACTGTTGGATGCTACCTTCGGCACGTCAGAATACATGGACTTAGTGCAGCGCTTTGAGCCGGTTTCAGAGTCCAAACGCCTGTTACAGGTTGCTACTGAAAAACCCATGCAACGCGACGGCCGCGATGCGGCGCGCCAATTGTTGAAGTTGGAGCAGGCACCGTTGCTGTGGGCCACCATCAACGGTAAAGATGCCGCCAAAGCGCAGAGCGTTGTCACTTCCTTACGGGGCGTGGGCACCAAACAATCCATCGACATGCTGAAAATTGTTGCCCTTGACCCCAAACGCTCCAAAGCCCTGCGGGCCGAAGCGGCGCGGGCGCTGGGCGGCAGCATGGATGGAGAAGACCTGGTGTTGGCCCTGTTGAAAGACGGCAAATTCAGCGGTGATCTCAAAGCCGCAGCCGTGCAGGGTGTGAGCGGTGCATGGCGCAAAAGCGTCAAAATGGAAGCCGCCAAGTACATCGACTCTGCTCCTACCAAATCAGGCAAAAAACTTCCGCCGGTGAGTGAGCTGATCGCCCTGACCGGCAATGCGGCCAACGGACAAAAAGTATTTGCCAATTACTGTGCCATCTGTCACCAAATCAACGGCGAAGGCAATGATTTTGGGCCTAAATTGTCGGAAATCGGCAGTAAGCTGGGCAAAGACGGTCAATATATGGCTATATTTTACCCAAGTGCGGGCGTAAGTTTTGGGTATGAAGGCTACGAAGTGAAATTCAAAGACGGTACCTCCACGATCGGGATCGTTTCGAGCAAAACCGAAACCGACCTGTTGCTGAAATTCCCCGGCGGCAGCACCCAAAGCTACAAAATGAGTCAGGTAGTGTCGATGAAAAAAATGGACGAGTCGCTCATGAGTGCCGGTTTGCACGAAGCCATGAGTCAGACCGAGTTAGTGGATCTGGTAGAATACCTGTCGAGCCTGAAGCGGAAGTAA
- a CDS encoding S9 family peptidase, whose translation MKTLTYSTFALLLILGACKTAPEQTTALTQADYPAPPVAPKKPQVFNNHGYTRTDDYFWLRDKTNPETIAYLKAENAYADTVMAATKDLQKTLFDEMKGRIKEEDQSVPSYDNSYYYYSRDEKGKQYSIHCRRKGSIDAPEEILFDENKLAEGKSAFIMGGYDVSDNNTIAAYVSNTTGSYAEFELRFRDLRTGKDLPDVIARMGGSMAWAADNKTVFYAVPNQALRSHKIFKHVLGSTAKDELVYEEKDELFNCYVGRSKTKKVIAIASSSFTSSETRMIPADQPNAKFTIFLPRQKDTEYSVKDHPTGFYMTWKDVNNKNQKVYQLPKTGYQDRANWKEIVAHDPKAKIEGIDVFEKYMVITKRINGLLEMNVRELATGTTKTINFPEPVYTAYPNGTPDFNATKFRYSYTSLNRPTTIYDYDMIKNESAKLKEREVPSGFNADEYEVKRLWATAKDGVKVPMAIVYKKGMNLDGSNPCLLYSYGSYGYSSDAGFNANVFSLVNRGFVYAVAQIRGGSDLGEQWYDDGKLQKKMNTFTDFIACAEHLISEKYTSTEKLAINGGSAGGLLMGAVTNLRPELFKVVVAEVPFVDVINTMLDSTLPLTTQEYEQWGNPNVKADYDYIMTYSPYDNLKKTNYPNILATGGLNDSQVGFHEPAKWVAKIRTLKTDQNITLLKINMDSGHGGSTGRFDYLKDEAFNYAFILSRMGMGK comes from the coding sequence ATGAAAACACTTACATACAGCACCTTTGCACTGCTGCTTATCCTTGGGGCCTGCAAAACCGCGCCCGAACAAACCACAGCACTCACCCAAGCCGACTACCCTGCACCGCCCGTCGCACCCAAAAAACCGCAGGTATTTAACAACCACGGCTACACCCGCACGGATGATTATTTTTGGCTCAGAGACAAAACCAACCCCGAAACGATCGCTTATTTAAAGGCCGAAAACGCCTACGCGGATACCGTCATGGCGGCCACGAAAGACCTGCAAAAAACACTTTTTGACGAAATGAAGGGCCGTATCAAAGAAGAAGACCAATCGGTGCCGTCGTACGATAATAGCTATTATTACTATTCGCGCGATGAAAAAGGAAAACAATACAGTATTCATTGCCGCAGAAAAGGCAGCATTGACGCCCCGGAAGAAATTCTTTTTGACGAAAATAAATTGGCCGAAGGAAAATCTGCCTTCATCATGGGCGGCTATGACGTAAGCGATAACAATACCATCGCGGCCTATGTAAGCAACACCACAGGTTCGTACGCTGAATTTGAACTTCGATTCAGAGACTTACGCACGGGCAAAGACCTGCCCGACGTCATTGCCCGTATGGGCGGCAGCATGGCATGGGCGGCTGATAATAAGACCGTTTTTTATGCGGTGCCCAATCAGGCCCTGCGTTCCCACAAAATTTTCAAACATGTGCTGGGAAGTACCGCGAAAGATGAATTGGTGTATGAAGAAAAAGACGAATTGTTCAACTGCTACGTAGGCCGCAGCAAGACCAAAAAAGTCATTGCCATTGCCTCTTCCAGTTTCACAAGTTCCGAAACACGCATGATTCCCGCCGACCAACCCAATGCGAAGTTTACCATTTTTCTGCCACGCCAAAAAGACACGGAATACAGCGTAAAAGACCACCCCACCGGGTTTTATATGACTTGGAAAGATGTGAATAACAAGAACCAAAAAGTGTATCAACTTCCTAAAACGGGGTATCAGGACCGCGCCAATTGGAAGGAAATCGTAGCTCACGACCCGAAAGCCAAGATAGAAGGTATTGATGTTTTTGAAAAATACATGGTCATTACCAAACGTATCAACGGTTTGCTCGAAATGAATGTGCGGGAATTGGCCACGGGCACCACCAAAACCATCAATTTCCCCGAGCCGGTCTATACCGCTTATCCGAATGGCACGCCTGATTTTAATGCTACCAAGTTTCGCTATTCCTACACTTCCCTCAACCGCCCCACGACGATCTACGATTATGACATGATCAAAAACGAAAGCGCTAAACTCAAGGAACGGGAAGTGCCGAGCGGTTTTAACGCGGACGAATACGAAGTAAAACGCCTGTGGGCAACGGCCAAAGACGGCGTGAAAGTGCCGATGGCCATCGTGTACAAAAAAGGGATGAATTTAGACGGCTCCAACCCGTGTTTGCTGTATTCGTACGGCTCGTACGGCTACTCGTCCGATGCAGGTTTTAATGCCAATGTGTTCAGTTTGGTCAATCGGGGATTTGTCTATGCCGTGGCACAAATACGCGGCGGGTCTGATTTGGGCGAACAGTGGTACGACGACGGCAAACTCCAAAAGAAAATGAACACCTTTACCGACTTTATCGCCTGTGCCGAGCATTTGATCAGCGAAAAATACACTTCTACTGAGAAATTGGCCATCAATGGCGGCAGTGCCGGGGGCTTATTGATGGGAGCCGTCACCAACCTTCGTCCTGAACTGTTTAAAGTCGTCGTGGCTGAAGTACCTTTTGTGGATGTCATCAATACCATGCTGGACTCCACCCTACCGCTCACGACGCAGGAATACGAGCAATGGGGCAATCCGAACGTAAAGGCTGATTATGACTATATTATGACGTATTCGCCCTACGATAACCTCAAAAAAACAAACTATCCCAACATTCTGGCGACGGGCGGCCTGAACGACTCCCAAGTAGGTTTCCACGAGCCGGCCAAGTGGGTAGCCAAGATTCGCACCTTGAAAACCGACCAAAACATTACCCTGTTAAAAATCAACATGGATTCGGGACACGGCGGCTCCACGGGGCGATTTGATTACCTGAAAGACGAAGCGTTTAATTATGCCTTTATTTTGAGCCGAATGGGGATGGGGAAATAA
- a CDS encoding RNA polymerase sigma factor: MYRWQKVVEMCKENNRFAQNRLYEGFSGRLFRLCMRYVHRPEEAEEVVMNGFLKFFRGLPDFEYRDDNSLEVWLKRIMVNESLMHLRQQKALPIFTDADETEGLVTVYVPHYSIDTEAIYAAILELPTGYRTIFNLYVVEGYTHDEIAKQLTISIGTSKSQLSKARAMLQQLLKQRGYEQYGTV, translated from the coding sequence GTGTACCGCTGGCAGAAAGTCGTTGAAATGTGCAAAGAAAACAACCGATTCGCACAAAATCGGTTGTATGAAGGCTTTTCGGGGCGACTGTTTCGGCTTTGTATGCGCTACGTGCACCGACCGGAAGAAGCCGAAGAGGTAGTGATGAACGGTTTTTTGAAGTTTTTTAGAGGCTTGCCCGATTTTGAATACCGCGACGACAACAGTCTGGAAGTATGGCTCAAGCGCATCATGGTCAATGAATCCCTCATGCACCTGCGTCAGCAAAAAGCCCTGCCTATATTTACGGATGCTGACGAAACGGAAGGTTTGGTAACGGTCTATGTTCCCCATTATTCAATAGATACCGAGGCCATTTACGCCGCGATTTTGGAATTGCCAACGGGCTATCGGACAATATTCAACCTGTACGTAGTGGAAGGGTACACGCACGATGAGATTGCCAAGCAGCTGACTATCAGTATCGGAACATCAAAGTCACAACTCAGCAAAGCGCGAGCCATGCTGCAACAACTTTTAAAACAACGAGGTTATGAACAATACGGAACCGTTTGA